A genomic segment from Limosilactobacillus sp. encodes:
- a CDS encoding IS30 family transposase: MTHLNDTMSTILLTTHKKNAHLTKEERVMIATLKSQGLSNRAIGRQLGVNHQTINNELNRGTVRQLRRQKSNGKIYEYSYYIYSYEAGQATYLEHHRHSGRRRLYYSSKQFLRLADQLMLGEFDDHHYSPQAVIYKARDLMNDGTLIPKSVVTLYQWINEGVLRTSNLDLFEKPKRKHHQTHPQAKRCLGPNIAQRPQTADQRSEIGHWELDTVQGQKNGNDSVVLVMTDRLSRVNITSKIAGKTAHAVNQFFINLRQKMGTDAYYRIFKTITSDNGSEFSELTQVHDHVFYADPYSPWERGSNEINNRFLRKEITKGEAINNYSSAQIIATNDWMNHYPRAMFNGHSSMDIYRKAFYQEISQLHQPIINWSVLFI; this comes from the coding sequence ATGACGCACTTAAATGATACCATGTCTACTATTTTATTGACTACTCATAAAAAGAATGCTCATCTTACTAAAGAAGAACGTGTGATGATTGCGACTTTAAAGTCGCAAGGACTTTCCAATCGCGCAATTGGTCGCCAATTAGGAGTTAATCATCAAACAATTAATAACGAGCTCAACCGTGGTACGGTCCGCCAACTTCGTCGTCAAAAATCTAATGGTAAGATTTACGAATATTCTTACTACATCTATAGTTATGAAGCTGGTCAGGCCACATATCTTGAACATCACCGCCATTCTGGTCGTCGTCGCTTATATTATTCTTCAAAGCAATTTTTACGATTAGCTGATCAGCTAATGCTTGGTGAGTTTGACGACCACCATTACTCCCCACAAGCGGTTATTTATAAGGCTCGAGATTTAATGAATGATGGCACCCTGATCCCAAAGTCGGTTGTAACTTTATATCAATGGATTAATGAGGGTGTGCTTCGTACGTCCAATTTAGACCTCTTTGAAAAACCTAAACGTAAGCATCATCAAACTCATCCGCAAGCTAAAAGGTGCTTAGGGCCTAATATTGCTCAACGACCTCAAACTGCGGACCAACGGTCCGAAATTGGCCATTGGGAACTGGATACAGTTCAGGGACAGAAAAACGGTAATGACAGTGTTGTACTAGTAATGACTGATCGCCTTTCACGAGTTAATATCACGAGTAAAATTGCTGGTAAAACTGCGCATGCAGTAAATCAGTTCTTTATAAATTTGCGCCAGAAAATGGGCACAGATGCTTACTATCGCATTTTTAAGACAATAACCTCTGACAACGGTTCAGAATTTAGTGAGTTAACACAAGTTCACGATCATGTTTTCTATGCTGATCCGTATTCCCCTTGGGAACGTGGATCCAATGAGATCAATAACCGGTTTCTCCGCAAGGAGATTACCAAAGGTGAAGCTATAAATAACTATAGTAGTGCTCAGATCATAGCGACTAATGATTGGATGAATCACTATCCACGAGCTATGTTTAATGGACATTCGTCAATGGATATCTATCGTAAGGCCTTCTACCAAGAGATATCACAGCTCCATCAACCAATAATCAATTGGTCAGTATTATTTATTTGA
- a CDS encoding MFS transporter, with protein sequence MPRRTFLISTFYLSATLLLIMTCWRNAPTIATLVLFSLFSVTLSSSLVLENPYPAELFETALRGSGVGMCIAISRIGAAAGTFLLPIITTNYGIVGTLGICTIVLIVGGVICQLWAPETSPKFINRK encoded by the coding sequence ATTCCCAGAAGGACATTTTTAATTTCAACATTCTATCTTTCAGCAACACTCTTATTAATTATGACTTGCTGGCGTAACGCACCCACAATAGCTACCCTAGTCTTATTTAGCCTATTTTCCGTCACCTTATCTTCTTCATTGGTGCTGGAAAATCCGTACCCGGCAGAACTGTTTGAAACAGCGTTGCGAGGGTCAGGTGTTGGAATGTGTATTGCAATCAGTCGCATCGGTGCAGCGGCCGGAACATTCCTTTTGCCAATTATTACAACAAATTATGGAATTGTAGGAACGCTTGGAATTTGCACCATCGTTCTTATAGTTGGTGGTGTAATTTGCCAGCTTTGGGCTCCAGAAACATCACCAAAATTTATCAATAGAAAATAA